In the genome of Cyclopterus lumpus isolate fCycLum1 chromosome 19, fCycLum1.pri, whole genome shotgun sequence, one region contains:
- the bsk146 gene encoding serine/threonine-protein kinase SBK1 — MSSSPLMSRANMDILDELQLIAAQNLERLQVNKYYEVIRELGKGTYGKVDLVIHKIRGTKMALKFLKKKTTKLKSFLREYSISLYLSPCPFIINMFGIAFETDDYYVFAQEYALAGDLFDIIPPQVGLPEAVAKRCVHQVAIALDYLHCKKLVHRDIKPENILIFDRECRKVKLSDFGMTRRAGSPVKRVSGTIPYTAPELCDVSRHEGFYVDYSTDVWAFGVLLFCMLTGNFPWEKALPSDSFYQEFIRWQRRRTNTVPSQWRRFTEQALRMFRRLLSVEQDRRCSVKEVFGYFSHSWMLDAENNNNSNGGGGGGGVRGEVDGTISSSSSGEEDEELLVERMKQQTLSPLSPLSPLSPMSPVAVERGAGAKGGMMEPGGSHHFVSVSTNSSGSSTNSYDRMPRENSSPGGRMLVATPIEICV, encoded by the exons ATGAGTTCCTCTCCACTGATGTCTCGAGCTAACATGGACATCCTggacgagctgcagctgatCGCAGCTCAGAATTTGGAGAGGCTGCAGGTCAACAAGTACTATGAGGTGATCAGGGAGCTGGGCAAAGGCACCTATGGCAAGGTGGACCTGGTCATCCACAAAATCCGAG GTACAAAAATGGCACTGAAGtttctgaagaagaagacaaccaAGCTGAAGTCGTTCCTGCGAGAGTACAGCATCTCACTCTACCTGTCCCCCTGTCCTTTCATCATCAACATGTTCGGCATTGCCTTCGAGACAGACGACTACTATGTGTTTGCACAGGAGTACGCTCTGGCAGGGGACCTCTTTGATATCATTCCTCCACAG GTCGGTCTTCCTGAGGCGGTGGCCAAGCGTTGTGTGCACCAAGTGGCCATCGCTCTGGACTACCTTCACTGTAAGAAGCTGGTCCACAGGGACATCaagcctgaaaacatcctaattTTTGACCGGGAGTGCCGCAAAGTCAAGCTGTCAGATTTTGGCATGACCCGTCGAGCTGGCTCACCTGTGAAAAGA GTGAGCGGCACCATCCCCTACACGGCCCCGGAGCTCTGCGACGTGTCCCGCCATGAGGGATTCTATGTGGACTACAGCACTGACGTCTGGGCCTTCGGGGTTCTGCTCTTCTGCATGCTGACCGGGAACTTCCCCTGGGAGAAGGCGCTGCCCTCCGACTCCTTTTACCAGGAGTTCATTCgctggcagaggaggaggacgaacaCCGTGCCCTCCCAGTGGAGGCGCTTCACTGAGCAGGCCCTCCGCATGTTCCGCCGGCTGCTATCCGTGGAACAGGACCGCCGCTGCTCCGTCAAAGAGGTCTTTGGTTACTTCAGCCACTCCTGGATGCTGGACgcagagaacaacaacaacagcaatggcggtggaggaggaggaggggtgcgGGGAGAGGTGGACGGCACTATCTCGTCATCTTCATccggggaggaagacgaggagctCCTTGTGGAGAGGATGAAACAGCAGACTTTATCTCCTCTCTCCCCGCTGTCACCTCTCTCTCCCATGTCTCCGGTGGCCGTGGAGAGGGGAGCCGGGGCTAAGGGTGGGATGATGGAACCAGGCGGCAGCCACCATTTCGTGTCTGTCTCCACCAACAGCTCTGGGTCGTCCACCAACAGTTATGATCGAATGCCGCGAGAGAACAGCTCACCGGGTGGCCGCATGCTGGTGGCCACACCCATTGAAATCTGCGTCTGA
- the si:dkey-94l16.4 gene encoding transcription factor 20 has product MEQPPGSLDDLQPQDLSTSSIPAGIDLTRKGEECVLNSPTLDAVHMVKSPSWYPNLGTSNPGLVFSETGSSETTLQSGELIQPDNAFSHTTVTLSYVSRSRVFSAHDSLSRRSPLYGVPPISKLSLHSPCDLDIGLEETGYTLNQHYLEQVDGPMDLATQTHLFQSLAQVGPEKDGGVCLAQEPQELISSGREKHGNGKEDHSLSLKKSGGLENGQGGSCSSSGVCAKISPETLTSATGEDEERGSSEVLSLTCKKWDPVVVSGSVGARELSSQGREYISPLEDPVSPSATSLDNVEDVFVLPQASSSPSGDNSYLETFDVVAWDGLRTEGAIQPCCGISDRTTRLDSSAENKQTASRRKTVLEPLIDLTDDVCVSNVSKNEPKAFTPHMNENAKVLQRTLKEKKLPVRPGRGTRLDTIVMNINSSRYKVSGCIRTSKKAKASQSPAGESKLASPQRNNTLSAEKRGGRVKAPFSVITRKQKASSMKRGQTNNMNTDGCKDSTSDSEINHSKKSNDSTSPKSPLFSLHNKSKRGPEDVYHPAHEPRSKKKPSSPSSPQSDVHENSKEPEHLSPPNPSVEIHTARPFPPQSSTSPKKSQGKGKAKGSKPSPTSKTKGAGTRKRRQKKLTWSQYPSIFSPNEPEIKLKYANHKEEKRDYRLDGFSPFIRVERQQSSSSLCTIINYPEEVRTQHKRGQQQQVPPCGFMSAVVPSTSCLQLGRASTQSRQQRALVCCLCGQAANAMDLGDLHGPYYPEGYQPGTKKLASMSGLKEDEDGYSDTDSSSCSVRGRGRKSAVPPAPGLLKPAAQLKQKVLENYRWTANNAGSPAAKRARSDGGSADMEDWYSPPVLPLEPCEYWLHEDCGIWSAGVFLVKGKVYGLEEAVKVAAETKCSACSDHGATLGCFFKGCANKYHYRCALESNCVLVEDIFSTKCKKHKNKTFRAPPGNRWEDR; this is encoded by the exons ATGGAGCAGCCACCTGGGAGCTTAGATGATCTACAGCCTCAAGACCTCTCCACATCCAGCATCCCCGCTGGGATCGACCTGACCAGGAAAGGTGAGGAATGCGTCCTCAACAGCCCGACCCTCGATGCTGTGCATATGGTAAAGAGCCCCAGCTGGTACCCAAACCTGGGGACCAGCAACCCTGGATTAGTCTTCTCTGAGACTGGCTCCTCAGAGACCACTCTCCAATCAGGGGAACTAATTCAACCAGACAATGCCTTCTCCCACACTACAGTCACCCTCTCCTACGTAAGCAGGTCTCGCGTCTTCTCCGCTCACGACTCCCTGTCTCGGCGTTCGCCCCTGTATGGTGTGCCGCCTATTAGCAAGTTGTCCCTCCACTCTCCTTGTGACTTAGATATTGGGCTTGAGGAGACTGGCTATACACTGAACCAGCATTACTTGGAGCAGGTTGATGGGCCCATGGACCTTGCCACTCAGACGCACCTTTTTCAGTCATTGGCTCAGGTGGGACCAGAGAAAGATGGGGGAGTGTGCCTAGCGCAGGAGCCTCAGGAGTTAATTTCTAGTGGCAGAGAAAAGCATGGAAACGGTAAGGAGGATCACAGCCTTTCTCTGAAAAAGAGTGGGGGTTTGGAAAATGGACAGGGTGGTAGCTGCTCCAGTTCAGGTGTTTGTGCCAAAATCTCACCGGAGACGCTCACCTCTGCCAcaggggaggatgaggagaggggcAGCTCTGAGGTGCTCTCTCTCACGTGTAAGAAATGGGACCCAGTAGTCGTCTCGGGCAGTGTGGGTGCTAGAGAACTGTCTTCACAAGGCAGGGAGTACATCAGTCCTCTGGAGGACCCCGTCTCCCCCTCCGCTACCTCGCTGGACAATGTGGAGGATGTGTTCGTCCTGCCTCAGGCCTCAAGCTCACCCAGCGGTGATAACTCTTATCTCGAGACATTTGATGTGGTTGCCTGGGATGGCTTGAGGACAGAGGGGGCCATTCAGCCATGCTGTGGCATCAGCGATCGCACCACAAGGTTAGATTCAAGCGCCGAAAATAAGCAGACCGCCAGTAGACGGAAGACGGTGTTGGAGCCTTTGATTGACTTGACGgatgatgtttgtgtgtcaaaTGTTTCCAAAAACGAACCCAAGGCCTTCACTCCTCACATGAACGAGAATGCTAAGGTACTTCAGagaactttaaaagaaaagaaactgccTGTGCGGCCCGGCAGAGGTACACGGTTAGACACTATTGTTATGAACATAAATTCTAGCCGGTATAAAGTGTCGGGATGCATACGTACCAGTAAGAAAGCAAAGGCTTCCCAGTCGCCAGCTGGTGAGTCTAAGTTAGCCAGTCCTCAGAGGAATAACACCCTGTCAGCAGAAAAAAGGGGAGGCCGAGTGAAAGCGCCTTTCTCTGTGATAACGAGGAAACAAAAAGCAAGTTCAATGAAAAGGGGTCAAACTAATAACATGAACACTGACGGTTGCAAAGACTCTACCTCTGATTCTGAAATCAATCATTCTAAAAAGTCTAATGACAGCACTTCTCCAAAAAGCCCTCTGTTTTCTTTGCACAATAAGTCAAAGAGAGGACCAGAGGATGTTTACCACCCTGCACATGAACCAAGGTCAAAGAAGAAACCCTCATCGCCCTCAAGTCCTCAGTCTGATGTGCATGAAAACTCAAAGGAGCCCGAGCATCTATCCCCCCCTAACCCTTCAGTGGAAATTCATACTGCAAGGCCTTTCCCACCACAATCATCAACATCTCCAAAGAAAAGCCAAGGCAAAGGCAAGGCCAAAGGTAGCAAACCATCTCCCACTTCCAAGACCAAGGGGGCTGGTACTCGCAAGAGAAGGCAAAAGAAACTCACATGGAGCCAGTATCCCTCCATTTTCTCCCCGAACGAGCCGGAGATCAAGTTAAAGTACGCCAACCACAAGGAGGAAAAAAGGGACTACAGGTTAGACGGGTTCTCTCCATTCATCCGTGTTGAGCGTCAGCAGTCATCGTCATCACTGTGTACTATAATCAACTATCCCGAGGAGGTTAGGACACAACACAAGAggggccagcagcagcaggttccCCCCTGTGGGTTCATGTCTGCAGTCGTACCCAGCACGTCCTGTCTGCAGCTGGGACGGGCGTCCACTCAAAGCCGGCAGCAGCGCGCTCTCGTCTGCTGCCTATGTGGACAGGCGGCTAATGCCATGGATTTGGGGGACCTCCATGGCCCCTATTACCCAGAAGGGTACCAGCCAGGCACCAAAAAACTAGCCAGCATGTCTGGCCTCAAAGAGGATGAGGACGGCTACAGCGACACAGACTCTTCGTCCTGCAGTGTCAGAGGCAGGGGGAGGAAGTCTGCCGTTCCACCCGCACCTGGGCTCCTCAAGCCAGCTGCTCAGCTGAAGCAGAAGGTTCTGGAGAACTACCGGTGGACGGCTAACAACGCTGGCAGCCCTGCAGCTAAGCGGGCTCGGTCAGATGGAGGCTCTGCTGATATGGAGGACTGGTACAGCCCCCCTGTGCTTCCTCTGGAGCCCTGTGAATACTGGCTCCACGAAGACTGCGGCATCTGGTCCGCAGGCGTGTTCCTGGTGAAGGGCAAAGTCTACGGACTGGAGGAGGCTGTCAAGGTGGCCGCGGAGACG AAGTGCTCAGCCTGCAGTGACCATGGTGCGACACTGGGCTGCTTCTTCAAAGGCTGTGCCAACAAGTACCACTACAGGTGTGCTCTGGAGTCAA ACTGTGTACTCGTAGAAGACATTTTTTCCACAAAGTGTAAAAAGCACAAG AACAAGACATTCAGAGCCCCTCCAGGAAACCGATGGGAGGACAGGTGA